One segment of Trachemys scripta elegans isolate TJP31775 chromosome 1, CAS_Tse_1.0, whole genome shotgun sequence DNA contains the following:
- the SLC35E3 gene encoding solute carrier family 35 member E3 isoform X2 produces MGPGPGPGWLAAGLLVNLVASICIVFLNKWLYVRLGFPNLSLTLVHFAATWLGLGLCQALRVFAPKSLRPRQVLPLALSFCGFVVFTNLSLQSNTIGTYQLAKAMTTPAIVAIQSLFYGKSFPLRIKLTLIPITVGVFLNSYYDVKFNFLGMVFATLGVLVTSLYQVWVGAKQHELQVNSMQLLYYQAPMSSAMLLCIVPFFEPVFGEGGIFGPWTLSAVGVTFIMSIITTCFTRHF; encoded by the exons atggggccgggcccggggccggggtGGCTGGCGGCCGGGCTGCTGGTGAACCTGGTCGCCTCCATCTGCATCGTGTTCCTGAACAAGTGGCTCTACGTGCGGCTCGGCTTCCCCAACCTGAGCCTCACGCTGGTGCACTTCGCCGCCACCTGGCTCGGCCTCGGCCTGTGCCAGGCGCTGCGCGTCTTCGCCCCCAAGAGCCTGCGTCCCCGCCAGGTGCTGCCCCTGGCGCTCAGCTTCTGCGGCTTCGTGGTGTTCACCAACCTGTCCCTGCAGAGCAACACCATCGGCACCTACCAGCTGGCCAAGGCCATGACCACGCCGGCCATCGTGGCCATCCAGAGCCTCTTCTACGGCAAGAGCTTCCCCCTGCGCATCAAACTGACCCTG ATTCCCATAACTGTAGGTGTATTTCTGAATTCCTATTATGACGTGAAGTTTAACTTCCTTGGAATGGTGTTTGCTACCCTTGGTGTTCTAGTTACATCCCTTTATCAAGTG TGGGTAGGAGCCAAGCAGCATGAGTTGCAGGTTAACTCTATGCAGTTGCTGTACTATCAGGCACCAATGTCCTCTGCCATGTTGTTGTGTATCGTACCCTTCTTTGAGCCAGTATTTGGAGAAGGGGGGATATTTGGACCCTGGACACTTTCTGCTGTG GGTGTTACTTTCATAATGAGCATCATTACAACATGCTTTACACGtcatttctag
- the SLC35E3 gene encoding solute carrier family 35 member E3 isoform X1 yields the protein MGPGPGPGWLAAGLLVNLVASICIVFLNKWLYVRLGFPNLSLTLVHFAATWLGLGLCQALRVFAPKSLRPRQVLPLALSFCGFVVFTNLSLQSNTIGTYQLAKAMTTPAIVAIQSLFYGKSFPLRIKLTLIPITVGVFLNSYYDVKFNFLGMVFATLGVLVTSLYQVWVGAKQHELQVNSMQLLYYQAPMSSAMLLCIVPFFEPVFGEGGIFGPWTLSAVLMVLLSGIIAFMVNLSIYWIIGNTSPVTYNMFGHFKFCITLLGGYLLFKDPLSLNQVLGILCTLLGILAYTHFKLSEQEGSKSKLVQRP from the exons atggggccgggcccggggccggggtGGCTGGCGGCCGGGCTGCTGGTGAACCTGGTCGCCTCCATCTGCATCGTGTTCCTGAACAAGTGGCTCTACGTGCGGCTCGGCTTCCCCAACCTGAGCCTCACGCTGGTGCACTTCGCCGCCACCTGGCTCGGCCTCGGCCTGTGCCAGGCGCTGCGCGTCTTCGCCCCCAAGAGCCTGCGTCCCCGCCAGGTGCTGCCCCTGGCGCTCAGCTTCTGCGGCTTCGTGGTGTTCACCAACCTGTCCCTGCAGAGCAACACCATCGGCACCTACCAGCTGGCCAAGGCCATGACCACGCCGGCCATCGTGGCCATCCAGAGCCTCTTCTACGGCAAGAGCTTCCCCCTGCGCATCAAACTGACCCTG ATTCCCATAACTGTAGGTGTATTTCTGAATTCCTATTATGACGTGAAGTTTAACTTCCTTGGAATGGTGTTTGCTACCCTTGGTGTTCTAGTTACATCCCTTTATCAAGTG TGGGTAGGAGCCAAGCAGCATGAGTTGCAGGTTAACTCTATGCAGTTGCTGTACTATCAGGCACCAATGTCCTCTGCCATGTTGTTGTGTATCGTACCCTTCTTTGAGCCAGTATTTGGAGAAGGGGGGATATTTGGACCCTGGACACTTTCTGCTGTG TTAATGGTGCTGCTGTCTGGTATAATAGCCTTTATGGTAAACTTGTCCATTTACTGGATCATTGGAAACACATCACCTGTCAC ATATAATATGTTTGGACACTTCAAGTTCTGCATCACTCTGTTGGGAGGGTACCTGTTGTTTAAAGATCCACTGTCACTTAATCAAGTCCTTGGGATTTTGTGTACTTTGTTAGGCATTTTAGCTTATACCCATTTCAAACTTAGTGAGCAGGAAGGGAGTAAGAGTAAACTGGTTCAGCGTCCATAA